Proteins from a genomic interval of Streptomyces sp. NBC_01445:
- a CDS encoding FG-GAP repeat domain-containing protein: MVAAVTGCGGDDKPAAAKHRPVAMAGKSGAALPVPHGRGSKVAHDFNGDGAPDLVLDDLVHDGLGDDAGIGVVYGKKGHGLVPGARQLLRPAKYAAPTKGETPAAFDSEASCDLDKDGFTDLVVSTDPPFDGQGQPPVPLQILFGGPGGLTHQGVKLVVPAQARFGNDWPDQPVCGDFDGDGSVDLTVHASGGRLSFLPGPFTRKGTPRAAGKPLTAPGNVPVGPAFDVDRDGYDDLLVRRTSRGSSPSRIVLGGPQGPARSGAALPSGLGLAVGRFTKGAGADTALLTASGVTLSRPGAAALKATGTAITAGDFDGDGVAELVVSGGTSKAPKVLPANGRAAVTVTPGAAGTTQVLEATDFDGDGRADLVVRTYRGESTDTIAVYPGVKGGALLAGKPQVTFSTAEF; this comes from the coding sequence ATGGTCGCCGCCGTCACCGGCTGCGGCGGCGACGACAAGCCCGCCGCCGCCAAGCACCGCCCCGTGGCCATGGCCGGCAAGTCCGGCGCCGCGCTCCCCGTCCCGCACGGCCGCGGCAGCAAGGTGGCGCACGACTTCAACGGGGACGGCGCCCCCGACCTCGTACTGGACGATCTCGTGCACGACGGGCTCGGGGACGACGCCGGGATCGGGGTCGTGTACGGGAAGAAGGGGCACGGACTCGTGCCCGGGGCGCGGCAGTTGCTGCGTCCCGCGAAGTACGCGGCGCCGACCAAGGGCGAGACGCCCGCCGCGTTCGACTCCGAGGCGAGCTGCGACCTCGACAAGGACGGCTTCACCGATCTGGTGGTGTCGACCGATCCGCCGTTCGACGGGCAGGGGCAGCCACCGGTGCCGCTGCAGATCCTGTTCGGCGGCCCGGGCGGGCTCACCCACCAGGGCGTGAAGCTCGTCGTCCCCGCCCAGGCGCGGTTCGGCAACGACTGGCCGGACCAGCCGGTGTGCGGCGACTTCGACGGGGACGGCTCGGTCGACCTCACGGTCCACGCGAGCGGCGGGCGGCTGAGCTTCCTGCCCGGCCCCTTCACGCGCAAGGGCACCCCGCGCGCGGCCGGCAAGCCGCTGACCGCACCCGGCAACGTACCCGTGGGCCCCGCCTTCGACGTCGACCGCGACGGGTACGACGACCTCCTCGTACGCCGCACCTCCCGCGGCTCGTCACCGTCCCGGATCGTCCTGGGCGGCCCGCAGGGACCGGCCCGCTCCGGCGCCGCGCTGCCGTCCGGCCTCGGCCTCGCGGTGGGCCGTTTCACCAAGGGCGCCGGCGCGGACACCGCGCTGCTCACGGCCTCCGGCGTCACCCTCTCGCGGCCGGGCGCCGCCGCCCTCAAGGCCACCGGAACGGCCATCACCGCGGGTGACTTCGACGGGGACGGCGTGGCAGAACTCGTCGTGTCCGGCGGCACGTCGAAGGCCCCGAAGGTCCTGCCCGCGAACGGAAGAGCGGCCGTGACCGTCACCCCCGGGGCCGCCGGCACCACCCAGGTCCTCGAGGCGACCGACTTCGACGGCGACGGACGCGCCGACCTCGTGGTCCGCACGTACCGCGGCGAGAGCACGGACACGATCGCCGTGTACCCCGGGGTCAAGGGCGGCGCACTCCTGGCCGGAAAGCCTCAAGTCACCTTCTCCACAGCGGAGTTCTGA
- a CDS encoding FG-GAP repeat protein, whose protein sequence is MRKLVIAAGAAVVAAAGLTLPLAGTASAATTLKDDFNGDGYRDLAVGTPGANSVTVTFGSASGVSPSHAVTVTQSTAGVPGVTEPEDEFGENVTSGDVDDDGYADLIVGAPGERVTGNTTGSVTIVWGGPKAFDKGAKVLNSPTTDTERFGEGTSFVDIDGDEAENLAVISADGWWYYAESEDPTRAIAPEVDFLPDGVRLEGMEAAHFLSKDGYTYVLYGERADGKPYTVYMKGGVGDIGYYSGVVAEGDDPRATREAAAAADVNGDGYTDLVTGNAAANSVTVRYGAQGSFGTTKTYTQDSAGVPGADEPEDRFGAAVSAGDLDHDGYADVAVGAPGESVGTVTGTGSVTVLKGGTGGLGAGRAYHQDTAGVPGVPEAGDHFGSSLRFKDINKNSRADLAIGANGEDIGTSADAGAVWVLRGAVPYLTTSYATSFNGADFGTSTSGAGRAFGTVLR, encoded by the coding sequence ATGCGCAAGCTCGTCATCGCCGCGGGTGCCGCCGTCGTCGCGGCGGCCGGACTCACCCTGCCGCTCGCCGGAACCGCCTCCGCGGCCACCACGCTCAAGGACGACTTCAACGGCGACGGCTACCGCGACCTGGCCGTCGGCACCCCGGGCGCGAACTCCGTCACGGTCACGTTCGGCTCCGCGAGCGGCGTGAGCCCGTCCCACGCCGTGACCGTCACCCAGAGCACGGCCGGGGTGCCCGGGGTCACCGAGCCGGAGGACGAGTTCGGCGAGAACGTCACCTCGGGCGACGTCGACGACGACGGCTACGCGGACCTGATCGTCGGCGCGCCCGGCGAGCGGGTCACCGGCAACACCACAGGCTCCGTCACCATCGTCTGGGGAGGCCCCAAGGCCTTCGACAAGGGCGCCAAGGTCCTCAACTCCCCCACCACCGACACCGAACGCTTCGGCGAAGGCACCTCCTTCGTCGACATCGACGGGGACGAGGCCGAGAACCTCGCCGTGATCAGCGCCGACGGCTGGTGGTACTACGCCGAGAGCGAGGACCCGACCCGCGCGATCGCCCCCGAGGTCGACTTCTTGCCGGACGGCGTACGCCTGGAGGGCATGGAGGCCGCCCACTTCCTCTCCAAGGACGGCTACACGTACGTCCTCTACGGGGAGCGCGCCGACGGCAAGCCCTACACCGTGTACATGAAGGGCGGCGTCGGGGACATCGGCTACTACTCGGGCGTAGTCGCCGAGGGCGACGACCCGCGCGCCACCCGGGAAGCGGCCGCGGCCGCCGACGTGAACGGCGACGGCTACACCGACCTCGTCACCGGCAACGCCGCCGCGAACTCGGTCACCGTGCGCTACGGCGCGCAGGGCTCCTTCGGGACCACGAAGACGTACACGCAGGACTCCGCGGGCGTGCCCGGCGCCGACGAGCCGGAGGACCGCTTCGGCGCCGCCGTGAGCGCCGGCGACCTCGACCACGACGGGTACGCGGACGTCGCCGTGGGCGCGCCCGGCGAGAGCGTCGGCACGGTCACGGGAACGGGCAGCGTCACCGTCCTCAAGGGCGGCACCGGCGGGCTCGGCGCGGGCCGCGCCTACCACCAGGACACGGCCGGGGTGCCCGGCGTCCCGGAGGCGGGCGACCACTTCGGCTCGTCCCTGCGCTTCAAGGACATCAACAAGAACAGCCGGGCCGACCTGGCGATCGGCGCGAACGGCGAGGACATCGGCACTTCGGCCGACGCGGGCGCCGTCTGGGTCCTGCGCGGCGCGGTCCCGTACCTCACCACGTCGTACGCCACGTCCTTCAACGGCGCGGACTTCGGAACGTCGACGAGCGGAGCGGGCCGCGCCTTCGGGACGGTCCTGCGCTGA
- a CDS encoding FG-GAP repeat protein: protein MHKHIRIALASAAAVALTGGLLSLSTGSALAADSVHHHEADFNGDHIGDVAFSAGWSTVGGKKGAGQFVALYGSANGLNAATRKTVSQNTTGVPGTAETNDGFGWVSAYGDFNDDGYDDLAASARYEDVDGDTDGGTVMIMWGSPSGLTGGTTIADPAVSSHDQWGKTLAAGDFDGDGKDDLAVGSTAATVYVYKGGIAKTGTAGGRYTLKPPIQSGDGTGPLTLTAGDVNGDGATDLVVDGFETNTSEGWNTNYYIPGSASGLVASSAQTLKPGVITDIGDVNGDSFGDIVTGQEWDEPTDGSPDPTNSTDGGKVNITYGSASGPATTTAISQDTGNVPGGSERGDDFGGELSLGDINGDNYQDLVVGAAGENLGGVTDTGSVTVLYGSASGINTQSGGQFFAQSTAGVPGSDETKDYFGNEVKLTDVTGDGKADLTIGAYGENSGNGALTYLPSNGTKITTTGSRSVSATSVGVSTDASPMLGGNAAN, encoded by the coding sequence ATGCACAAGCACATACGTATCGCCCTCGCCTCGGCCGCCGCGGTCGCGCTGACGGGCGGGCTGCTCTCCCTCTCCACGGGCTCGGCCCTCGCCGCCGACTCCGTCCACCATCACGAGGCCGACTTCAACGGCGACCACATCGGGGACGTCGCGTTCTCCGCCGGCTGGTCGACGGTCGGCGGCAAGAAGGGCGCCGGCCAGTTCGTCGCCCTGTACGGCTCCGCGAACGGCCTGAACGCCGCCACCCGCAAGACCGTCAGCCAGAACACGACGGGCGTCCCCGGCACCGCCGAGACCAACGACGGCTTCGGCTGGGTCAGCGCGTACGGCGACTTCAACGACGACGGCTACGACGACCTGGCCGCGTCCGCGCGCTACGAGGACGTGGACGGCGACACCGACGGCGGCACCGTCATGATCATGTGGGGCTCCCCGTCGGGCCTCACCGGCGGCACGACGATCGCGGACCCCGCCGTCTCCTCCCACGACCAGTGGGGCAAGACGCTCGCCGCCGGCGACTTCGACGGCGACGGCAAGGACGACCTCGCGGTCGGCTCCACGGCCGCCACGGTCTACGTCTACAAGGGCGGCATCGCCAAGACCGGTACCGCGGGCGGCCGTTACACGCTCAAGCCCCCGATCCAGTCCGGCGACGGCACCGGCCCGCTCACCCTCACCGCGGGTGACGTGAACGGCGACGGAGCCACCGACCTCGTGGTCGACGGCTTCGAGACGAACACCAGCGAGGGCTGGAACACCAACTACTACATTCCCGGCAGCGCGTCCGGCCTCGTCGCCTCGTCGGCGCAGACGCTGAAGCCCGGCGTCATCACCGACATCGGCGACGTGAACGGCGACTCCTTCGGCGACATCGTGACCGGCCAGGAGTGGGACGAGCCCACGGACGGGTCACCGGACCCGACCAACTCGACCGACGGCGGCAAGGTCAACATCACGTACGGCTCGGCGAGCGGCCCCGCCACCACCACCGCCATCAGCCAGGACACCGGCAACGTGCCCGGCGGCTCCGAGCGCGGCGACGACTTCGGCGGCGAGCTGTCCCTCGGCGACATCAACGGCGACAACTACCAGGACCTGGTCGTCGGCGCCGCCGGCGAGAACCTGGGCGGCGTCACCGACACCGGTTCGGTGACGGTCCTCTACGGCTCGGCGAGCGGCATCAACACGCAGTCCGGCGGCCAGTTCTTCGCCCAGTCCACCGCCGGCGTCCCCGGCTCGGACGAGACGAAGGACTACTTCGGCAACGAGGTCAAGCTCACCGACGTCACCGGCGACGGCAAGGCCGACCTGACGATCGGCGCGTACGGCGAGAACAGCGGCAACGGCGCGCTGACGTACCTCCCGTCGAACGGGACGAAGATCACCACGACGGGGTCGCGCTCCGTCTCGGCAACGTCGGTCGGCGTCTCGACGGACGCCTCCCCGATGCTGGGCGGGAACGCGGCGAACTGA
- a CDS encoding FG-GAP-like repeat-containing protein — translation MRKRALALAAAVTSGLLAPAALTTPATAATAASADDFNGDGYRDLAVGDRGATVGGASKAGAVVVVYGSATGLGPASRHTTVSQNSAGIPGSAEAGDGFGTDITTRDLNSDGYADVIATAPGENDGSYHGTFTVLWGSASGLTSGSAYKNPKYPDKGFVKDLAVGDFNADGKQDVVTVDDDNIWYLRGPFTKSGSRGSATNLDPTDGENISPDRVVAGTVTKDGTADFAVLGDDWDTDSNRVWFYKGSSSGPTKTKKVSLPSAASLMEASVTIADYDKNGYGDLTVGAPRTGTGGAVYILPGTSTGPSASAKKITQSTSGIAGSPESTDSFGSDVSAADTNGDGYPDLAVGVKGEMIGDGPFRAGGITVLRGTSSGVTGTNSRWYDYATPGVEGETTEEGWLGASVQLRDFNRDGRAELVASAPEVNRLYLLPGTASGPTGTGSFLAQAPELAGFYWAELTD, via the coding sequence ATGCGCAAGCGCGCCCTTGCCCTGGCAGCAGCCGTGACCTCCGGCCTGCTCGCCCCCGCGGCCCTCACCACCCCGGCGACAGCCGCCACCGCTGCGTCCGCGGACGACTTCAACGGCGACGGCTACCGCGACCTCGCCGTCGGCGACCGCGGTGCCACGGTCGGTGGGGCCTCGAAGGCGGGTGCCGTCGTCGTCGTGTACGGCTCCGCCACCGGCCTCGGCCCGGCGTCCCGGCACACCACCGTCTCCCAGAACAGCGCCGGCATCCCCGGCTCGGCGGAGGCCGGCGACGGGTTCGGCACCGACATCACCACCCGCGACCTCAACAGCGACGGCTACGCCGACGTGATCGCCACGGCGCCCGGCGAGAACGACGGCAGCTACCACGGCACGTTCACCGTCCTGTGGGGCTCCGCGTCCGGCCTGACCAGCGGCAGCGCGTACAAGAACCCCAAGTACCCGGACAAGGGGTTCGTCAAGGACCTCGCCGTCGGTGACTTCAACGCCGACGGCAAGCAGGACGTCGTGACCGTCGACGACGACAACATCTGGTACCTGCGCGGCCCGTTCACCAAGTCGGGCTCGCGCGGCAGCGCCACCAACCTCGACCCGACCGACGGCGAGAACATCTCCCCCGACCGCGTCGTCGCGGGCACCGTCACGAAGGACGGCACCGCCGACTTCGCGGTCCTCGGCGACGACTGGGACACCGACAGCAACCGCGTCTGGTTCTACAAGGGTTCGTCGAGCGGCCCCACCAAGACCAAGAAGGTCAGCCTGCCCTCCGCTGCCTCCCTCATGGAGGCCTCGGTCACCATCGCCGACTACGACAAGAACGGCTACGGCGACCTGACCGTCGGCGCCCCGCGCACCGGCACCGGCGGCGCGGTCTACATCCTGCCCGGCACGTCCACCGGCCCCAGCGCCTCCGCCAAGAAGATCACCCAGTCCACGTCCGGCATCGCGGGCTCCCCTGAGTCCACGGACTCCTTCGGCAGCGACGTCTCGGCCGCGGACACCAACGGCGACGGCTACCCGGACCTGGCCGTCGGCGTGAAGGGCGAGATGATCGGCGACGGCCCGTTCCGCGCGGGCGGCATCACCGTCCTGCGCGGCACCTCCTCCGGCGTCACCGGCACGAACTCCCGCTGGTACGACTACGCCACGCCGGGCGTCGAGGGCGAGACCACCGAGGAGGGCTGGCTCGGCGCCTCCGTCCAGCTGCGCGACTTCAACCGCGACGGCCGCGCCGAACTGGTCGCATCCGCCCCTGAGGTGAACCGCCTCTACCTTCTGCCCGGCACCGCATCGGGCCCGACCGGCACGGGCTCCTTCCTCGCCCAGGCCCCGGAACTCGCCGGCTTCTACTGGGCCGAACTCACCGACTGA
- a CDS encoding FG-GAP and VCBS repeat-containing protein codes for MRLRTITALTALVAAALTPLTLPTAPASATGAKYADDFNGDGYRDYASTSWNSPGGALLITFGTATGPGTKTQVIDQDSAGVPGEDEADDMWGEVRTAADFDQDGYGDLAVAARGEDVGSNEDQGAVMVLWGSPTGLSGGTSVTNKAKQEFGYFANDLATGDFNGDGKPDLAAVNAGKTYVYRGPITRSGATGSVSTLDKTGFDSTALIAGKVNGDSKTDLVIVGDTFSGGVTAADAWFVKGGSTMTSGPSLHVNTKSYGGDGVIADFNKDGFGDVAIGTPAYSGYKGRVSLWYGSSTGPGTSSRITQSTSGVAGTPEADDSFGASLSAGDVNGDGYQDLAVGAYGEKIDDKEYAGGVHVFKGRAAGISGTGSQWFARNSPGVTGALDSDDSFGSAVRLRDTDRDGYADLYVAGTVGSLRLPGSASGITTTGAASVPSDLIEGFLQ; via the coding sequence GTGCGCCTGCGCACCATCACAGCCCTGACGGCCCTCGTAGCGGCCGCCCTGACCCCCCTCACCCTTCCCACAGCACCCGCCTCCGCCACCGGCGCCAAGTACGCCGACGACTTCAACGGCGACGGGTACCGGGACTACGCGTCCACGTCCTGGAACAGCCCCGGTGGCGCGCTCCTCATCACCTTCGGCACCGCCACGGGTCCGGGCACGAAGACCCAGGTGATCGACCAGGACAGCGCCGGCGTGCCCGGTGAGGACGAGGCCGACGACATGTGGGGCGAAGTCAGGACGGCTGCCGACTTCGACCAGGACGGCTACGGCGACCTGGCGGTGGCCGCCCGGGGCGAGGACGTCGGCAGCAACGAGGACCAGGGCGCCGTCATGGTCCTCTGGGGCTCACCCACGGGCCTGTCCGGCGGGACATCCGTCACCAACAAGGCCAAGCAGGAGTTCGGCTACTTCGCGAACGACCTCGCGACCGGCGACTTCAACGGTGACGGCAAACCGGATCTCGCGGCCGTCAACGCCGGCAAGACATACGTCTACCGCGGCCCCATCACCCGCTCAGGAGCGACCGGTTCGGTCTCGACCCTGGACAAGACGGGCTTCGACTCCACCGCGCTGATCGCGGGCAAGGTGAACGGCGACTCCAAAACCGACCTCGTCATCGTCGGCGACACCTTCTCCGGCGGGGTCACGGCCGCGGACGCCTGGTTCGTCAAGGGCGGCTCCACGATGACGTCCGGCCCGTCGCTCCACGTCAACACGAAGAGCTACGGCGGCGACGGCGTCATCGCCGACTTCAACAAGGACGGCTTCGGCGACGTCGCCATCGGCACTCCCGCCTACTCGGGCTACAAGGGCCGCGTCTCCCTCTGGTACGGCTCTTCCACGGGCCCCGGCACCAGCTCCCGCATCACGCAGTCGACGAGCGGCGTCGCGGGCACCCCCGAGGCGGACGACTCGTTCGGCGCGTCCCTCTCCGCAGGCGACGTCAACGGCGACGGCTACCAGGACCTGGCCGTCGGGGCCTACGGCGAGAAGATCGACGACAAGGAATACGCGGGCGGCGTCCACGTCTTCAAGGGCCGCGCCGCCGGCATCAGCGGCACCGGCTCCCAGTGGTTCGCCCGCAACAGCCCCGGCGTCACCGGGGCGCTCGACTCGGACGACTCGTTCGGCTCCGCGGTGCGGCTGCGGGACACCGACCGCGACGGCTACGCCGACCTGTACGTGGCGGGCACGGTCGGCTCGCTCCGCCTGCCCGGCTCGGCCTCCGGAATCACCACCACGGGCGCCGCATCGGTCCCGTCGGACCTGATCGAGGGCTTCCTTCAGTAG
- a CDS encoding FG-GAP repeat protein, with translation MTRHAKHKRTPDPSPARIRLATATAAAAALTGGLLATSAGVASADTVPAGVAQGDADFNGDGYADAVASASGAYVNGKANAGQLAVIYGGATGNHYATVSQNTAGIPGTAESDDFFGADSAYGDFDGDGYDDVLVAAPGEDVGTDKDGGTAAILWGSPNGLTSGTTVADPRPTSHDQFGGPVEAGDFDGDGKDDLAIGAFGSTKVDVFSGGFTRSASAASRATLSTGVQTGDGINNLHSGDANGDGKDDLIVNGYDPSDNLNANYWIPGSATGLAASGSQKLPAGIITDLGDTDEDGYDDIVIGNAWDSGIAGATTGGSVYVVHGTASGPSAGDTEKFTQNTAGVPGSSEKGDHFGAEIDLGDVNGDGHLDLVVGAPDEDLTGGANAGAATVMYGSADGSGITGTGALFLEQNNAYVPNTNEKNDAFGSDVHLDDLNHDGRDEILIGAAGENGHNGAVYPVKVKADGTLAASSGIYTSTLGISASGTPVLGANFTD, from the coding sequence ATGACCAGGCACGCCAAGCACAAGCGCACGCCCGACCCCTCCCCCGCCCGGATCCGGCTCGCCACGGCCACGGCGGCCGCCGCCGCGCTGACCGGGGGCCTGCTGGCCACCTCGGCCGGGGTGGCGTCAGCCGACACAGTTCCGGCCGGTGTCGCCCAGGGTGACGCCGACTTCAACGGCGACGGCTACGCGGACGCCGTCGCCTCCGCGTCCGGCGCCTACGTGAACGGCAAGGCGAACGCCGGCCAACTCGCCGTCATCTACGGCGGAGCCACCGGCAACCACTACGCCACCGTCAGCCAGAACACGGCCGGAATCCCCGGCACCGCCGAGAGCGACGACTTCTTCGGCGCCGACTCCGCGTACGGCGACTTCGACGGCGACGGCTATGACGACGTCCTGGTCGCCGCGCCCGGCGAGGACGTCGGCACGGACAAGGACGGCGGCACGGCCGCCATCCTGTGGGGCTCGCCGAACGGGCTGACCAGCGGCACCACCGTCGCCGACCCGCGACCCACCAGCCACGACCAGTTCGGCGGCCCCGTCGAGGCGGGCGACTTCGACGGCGACGGCAAGGACGACCTCGCCATCGGCGCCTTCGGCTCCACCAAGGTCGACGTCTTCTCCGGCGGCTTCACCCGCAGCGCGAGCGCCGCGAGCCGCGCGACGCTGAGCACCGGCGTCCAGACCGGCGACGGCATCAACAACCTGCACTCCGGCGACGCCAACGGCGACGGCAAGGACGACCTGATCGTCAACGGCTACGACCCGTCGGACAACCTCAACGCCAACTACTGGATCCCCGGCAGCGCCACGGGCCTGGCCGCCTCCGGCTCCCAGAAGCTCCCCGCCGGCATCATCACCGACCTCGGCGACACCGACGAGGACGGCTACGACGACATCGTCATCGGCAACGCCTGGGACTCCGGCATCGCGGGCGCCACCACGGGCGGCTCGGTGTACGTCGTGCACGGCACGGCGAGCGGCCCGTCCGCCGGCGACACCGAGAAGTTCACGCAGAACACCGCGGGCGTCCCCGGCTCCAGCGAGAAGGGCGACCACTTCGGAGCCGAAATCGACCTCGGCGACGTCAATGGCGACGGCCACCTCGACCTGGTCGTCGGCGCCCCCGACGAGGACCTGACGGGCGGCGCCAACGCGGGCGCGGCCACGGTCATGTACGGCTCCGCCGACGGCTCGGGCATCACCGGCACGGGCGCCCTGTTCCTGGAACAGAACAACGCCTACGTCCCCAACACCAACGAGAAGAACGACGCGTTCGGCTCCGACGTGCACCTGGACGACCTCAACCACGACGGCCGCGACGAGATCCTCATCGGCGCCGCCGGCGAGAACGGCCACAACGGCGCCGTCTACCCGGTGAAGGTGAAGGCCGACGGCACGCTCGCGGCGTCCTCCGGCATCTACACCTCCACGCTCGGCATCTCCGCGTCGGGCACCCCGGTCCTCGGCGCCAACTTCACCGACTGA
- a CDS encoding Yip1 family protein, with protein sequence MSQLGSKAGPDPPGPAPHSPGPGTFDDVAGFRIGRGRDNRASQSRPYGQGAPQGQAPYGYPPAPPNGQQQQHRYGGRQPQQPYGQQQQWPQSGGHGEPEYFGDPNGPQGHGQQGQGYDPYAANNPGHTQAFSVGEDPYSQGDTYRAGSAPAAPVGPRLHWKQLLSGVVLRPGQTYLQMRDYAMWGPALIVTLLYGLLAIFGFDSAREDVINATLSAAVPYVLTTGVAITLSFFVLGVVTHTLARQLGGDGAWQPTVGLAMLITAITDAPRLLFAMFLGGDAPFVQIIGWATWALAGFLLTLMVGRSHDLPWPKALAASAIQLIALLSIIKLGTF encoded by the coding sequence ATGTCACAGCTCGGCAGCAAAGCCGGGCCCGATCCACCGGGCCCGGCACCTCACTCCCCGGGACCAGGTACGTTCGATGACGTGGCTGGATTCAGGATCGGACGCGGCCGGGACAACCGCGCCTCGCAATCGCGACCGTACGGACAGGGTGCCCCCCAGGGGCAGGCCCCGTACGGCTACCCTCCCGCGCCCCCGAACGGGCAACAGCAGCAGCACCGGTACGGCGGTCGGCAACCGCAGCAGCCGTACGGTCAGCAGCAGCAGTGGCCCCAGTCCGGAGGCCACGGCGAGCCGGAGTACTTCGGCGACCCGAACGGCCCGCAGGGGCACGGTCAGCAGGGCCAGGGCTACGACCCGTACGCGGCGAACAACCCGGGGCACACCCAGGCGTTCTCCGTGGGCGAGGACCCGTACAGCCAGGGCGACACGTACCGGGCGGGCTCGGCCCCGGCCGCGCCCGTCGGTCCGCGGCTGCACTGGAAGCAACTGCTGTCCGGGGTCGTCCTGCGCCCCGGCCAGACGTACCTCCAGATGCGGGACTACGCGATGTGGGGCCCCGCCCTCATCGTGACGCTCCTCTACGGGCTGCTCGCGATCTTCGGCTTCGACTCGGCCCGCGAGGACGTGATCAATGCCACGCTCTCGGCGGCGGTCCCGTACGTCCTCACGACCGGCGTGGCGATCACCCTCAGCTTCTTCGTGCTCGGCGTGGTCACGCACACGCTGGCCCGCCAGCTCGGCGGTGACGGAGCGTGGCAGCCCACGGTCGGCCTCGCGATGCTGATCACCGCGATCACGGACGCCCCGCGCCTGCTCTTCGCGATGTTCCTGGGCGGCGACGCCCCGTTCGTGCAGATCATCGGCTGGGCGACGTGGGCGCTCGCGGGCTTCCTGCTGACGCTCATGGTCGGCAGGTCGCACGACCTCCCGTGGCCGAAGGCGCTGGCCGCCTCCGCGATCCAGCTGATCGCGCTCCTGTCGATCATCAAGCTGGGCACGTTCTAG
- a CDS encoding MFS transporter: MAPAAGTAESSTTARLVLLTLAAGQFLMALDSSVMNVSIATVAEDVGTTVTGIQGAITAYTLVMAMFMIPGGKVGALIGRKRAFMIGCVIYGCGSLTTALAPNLPVLLLGWALLEGVGAALIMPAIVALVAGNFVTERRPAAYGLVAAAGAVAIAVGPLIGGVATTYFSWRWVFAGEVVVVLGILVLARRIADAPVGERSRIDLLGCVLSALGLGIFVYGVLRSDEWGWFQPKPGAPSWLGISLVVWLALAGLLLIWLFLRWEARLVKQRKEPLIDPALLQNKQLTGGLTMFFFQYLVQMGVFFVVPLYLSVALGLSALKTGARILPLSLTLLAAAILIPRFLPDVSPRRVVRLGILALLAGAVALMAALDAGAGAEIVTLPLLLIGLGMGALASQLGSVTVSAVPEAQSAEVGGVQNAVTNLGASLGTALAGSILIAALTTSFVTGIEQNPAVPADVKSQTSVELQSGAPFLSDAQLKTALDEAGTSTEVSQAALDANNEARLDGLRAALAVLALASLLAMFFTSRIPTTQPRSATP, translated from the coding sequence ATGGCACCTGCGGCAGGCACGGCTGAGAGTTCGACGACGGCGCGACTGGTCCTGCTGACACTCGCGGCAGGTCAGTTCCTGATGGCTCTCGACAGCTCGGTCATGAACGTCTCGATCGCCACCGTGGCCGAGGACGTGGGCACGACCGTGACGGGGATCCAGGGCGCCATCACGGCGTACACCCTCGTGATGGCGATGTTCATGATCCCGGGCGGCAAGGTCGGTGCGCTGATCGGCCGCAAACGCGCCTTCATGATCGGCTGCGTCATCTACGGCTGCGGCTCCCTGACCACGGCACTCGCGCCCAACCTCCCCGTACTGCTGCTCGGCTGGGCGCTCCTCGAAGGCGTCGGAGCCGCGCTCATCATGCCCGCGATCGTGGCGCTCGTGGCGGGCAACTTCGTCACGGAACGCCGTCCCGCCGCGTATGGACTCGTCGCGGCCGCAGGGGCCGTGGCGATCGCGGTGGGGCCGCTCATCGGAGGCGTCGCGACGACGTACTTCTCCTGGCGCTGGGTGTTCGCCGGTGAGGTCGTGGTGGTGCTCGGCATCCTCGTACTCGCCCGCCGCATCGCCGACGCGCCGGTGGGCGAACGCTCCCGCATCGATCTCCTCGGCTGCGTGCTCTCCGCCCTCGGACTCGGGATCTTCGTCTACGGAGTGCTCCGCTCCGACGAATGGGGCTGGTTCCAGCCCAAACCCGGCGCGCCTTCCTGGCTCGGGATCTCGCTGGTCGTGTGGCTGGCGCTGGCCGGTCTGCTGCTGATCTGGCTCTTCCTCCGCTGGGAGGCCCGCCTGGTGAAGCAGCGCAAGGAGCCACTCATCGACCCGGCCCTGCTGCAGAACAAGCAGCTCACCGGTGGCCTGACGATGTTCTTCTTCCAGTACCTCGTGCAGATGGGCGTGTTCTTCGTCGTCCCGCTGTATCTGTCGGTCGCCCTGGGCCTGTCCGCGCTCAAGACCGGTGCCCGTATCCTGCCGCTCTCGCTGACGCTGCTGGCCGCCGCGATCCTGATCCCGCGCTTCCTCCCGGATGTCTCACCGCGCCGGGTGGTGCGGCTCGGGATCCTCGCGCTGCTCGCCGGCGCGGTGGCCCTGATGGCCGCACTCGACGCGGGAGCCGGTGCGGAGATCGTCACCCTCCCCCTCCTGCTGATCGGGCTCGGCATGGGCGCGCTGGCGTCCCAGCTCGGGTCGGTCACCGTGTCCGCGGTGCCGGAGGCACAGAGCGCGGAGGTCGGCGGGGTCCAGAACGCCGTCACCAACCTGGGTGCCTCGCTCGGTACAGCACTCGCCGGGTCGATCCTCATCGCCGCGCTCACGACCTCGTTCGTCACCGGCATCGAGCAGAATCCGGCGGTCCCGGCCGACGTCAAGAGCCAGACCTCCGTCGAGCTCCAGAGCGGCGCGCCCTTCCTCTCGGACGCTCAGCTCAAGACCGCGCTCGACGAAGCCGGCACGAGCACGGAGGTCTCGCAGGCGGCGCTCGACGCGAACAACGAAGCACGGCTCGACGGCCTCCGCGCCGCACTGGCCGTACTCGCCCTCGCCTCGCTGCTCGCCATGTTCTTCACCTCACGGATCCCGACGACCCAGCCCCGCTCGGCAACGCCTTAG